A DNA window from Mastacembelus armatus chromosome 11, fMasArm1.2, whole genome shotgun sequence contains the following coding sequences:
- the LOC113126222 gene encoding ATPase family AAA domain-containing protein 2-like isoform X6, with translation MVTLRRRDRGDAERRSEPDRSSGTPGWAAPGTRSGTTVKEKESNGLDAEDEQNQTDSETHEDEDVKPARSVIRKSPRLRNTPGGGSNNGLRRSTRPTKPTDRYQASNMFDGISTNSARSVLKRMDSMKKKRRLSNNKEGKIYSKAQRSRTPVPPQRELSDSEEEKGLCKQSGEFGDEDSRQTAAADEDSNCSVNQNFEAKLSRASSLYQGPSSEFPRGTFRISASGPNTTHRGVFRPTKRTMLNQSDEDDSDDEEQNVERVSESCRPLDLRTENLLGPRRDKMAAGAGLADIDPMSIDQSVGFDSIGGLSGHISALKEMVVFPLLYPEVFDNFKIQPPRGCLFYGPPGTGKTLVARALANECSHGNRKVAFFMRKGADCLSKWVGESERQLRLLFEQAYRMRPSIIFFDEIDGLAPVRSSRQDQIHSSIVSTLLALMDGLDSRGEVVVIGATNRLDSIDPALRRPGRFDREFLFGLPDRESRKEILKIHTRQWKPLLSEAFLDELAEKCVGYCGADIRAVCTEAALCALRRRYPQIYSTSQKLLLDVSSIAISGCDFVAAMRKMSPASQRSAASPAKPLSPVVHPLLGAALQDILEALQRLFPHAEQGMKRKREPDLTCGILDDGLMYDGEEGSSISTPSTSRSRNFLHFARSAVKHPTSYRPRMLLAGSPDGGQTSHLAPAVLHALERFTVQSLDSAVLFGVSSTSPEEACTQVFCEAKRTSPSILYIPHIQQWWETAGPALRASFLSLLGSIPSFSPILLLATCSVPHQQLDPEIQSLFRDDYGEIYTISVPTQQERTNFFQDLILNQAAEAPTSNKKALTQAMEILPLAPLPPPCQRSEQELLRLEEQEEDVLRELRLFLRNVTERLALDRRFKAFTKPVDIEEVPDYLMVIRKPMDLSTLLTNIDQHKYVTVREFMSDTDLIWQNALEYNPDSDPMDRHIRHRACALKDTVRAIIRDELDEDFERVCEEIRESRFNRASSCGTEANPEEADGICSPGLKLCKKKRYKQPRKSKWSTGVIKKAKKKKPTVLASSSCTSLSTKSNSESCSEENGAVEMSLVNGSAGRSSSATSESSDEQQSHLTAAISGYHHNVTGSPVIQNGVLMNGDHHSEPDFSVSRVRLNLRHRAQTSHRKPVNGVCLSTSEKRSGRETRANKAALEQMRPFDRDRSPELLDDKTPPLEVDRSKLKGLLSRVVDKTEGAEVEPLEKLYAVLAQCIYRHRNNYNKTELIQEMKKEIDSFS, from the exons AGGAGTCCAac gGACTCGATGCTGAAGATGAACAGAATCAGACGGACTCAGAAACTCACGAGGATGAAGATGTGAAACCAGCGAGAAGCGTCATCCG GAAATCTCCAAGACTTCGTAACACTCCAG GAGGTGGTAGCAACAACGGGCTGAGGAGAAGCACCAGGCCGACCAAGCCAACCGACAGATATCAGGCCTCGAATATGTTCGATGGCATCAGCACCAA CTCGGCCCGGTCTGTCCTGAAGAGGATGGAcagcatgaagaagaagaggcggCTTAGCAACAACAAAGAAGGC AAGATCTACTCTAAAGCCCAGAGGAGCAGAACACCAGTACCACCGCAGAGAGAGCTCAGTGACAGCGAGGAAGAAAAGGGTTTGTGCAAACAGAGTGGAGAAT TCGGTGATGAGGACAGCAGGCAGACAGCGGCTGCAGATGAAGACAGTAACTGCAGCGTTAACCAGAACTTTGAGGCCAAACTGAGCAGAGCCTCGTCACTGTACCAGGGACCCAGCAGCG AGTTCCCCAGAGGAACCTTCCGGATCAGCGCCTCTGGACCAAACACAACTCACAGAGGAGTGTTCAG ACCCACCAAGAGGACCATGTTGAATCAGTCTGATGAAGACGACTCTGATGACGAAGAGCAAAACGTTGAAAGAGTCAGTGAAAG CTGTCGGCCCCTCGACCTGCGTACAGAGAATCTACTGGGTCCTCGCAGAGACAAGATGGCGGCAGGAGCAGGTCTGGCAGACATCGATCCCATGTCCATTGACCAGTCT GTGGGCTTCGACAGCATCGGAGGTCTGTCCGGTCACATCTCGGCTCTGAAGGAGATGGTCGTCTTCCCGCTTCTCTACCCCGAGGTCTTTGACAACTTCAAGATCCAGCCTCCCAG GGGTTGTCTGTTTTATGGACCTCCTGGGACCGGGAAAACGCTGGTTGCCCGGGCGCTGGCCAACGAGTGTAGTCATGGCAACAGGAAGGTGGCGTTCTTCATGAGGAAGGGAGCCGACTGCCTCAGCAAGTGGGTGGGCGAGTCGGAGCGGCAGCTCAGGCTGCTGTTTGAGCAG GCATATCGGATGCGTCCCTCCATCATCTTCTTTGATGAGATTGACGGCCTGGCTCCGGTCCGATCCAGCAGACAGGACCAGATTCACAg CTCCATTGTGTCCACGCTCCTGGCTCTGATGGATGGGCTGGACAGTCGAGGGGAGGTCGTCGTGATCGGAGCAACCAATCGCCTGGACTCCATCGACCCGGCGCTGCGGCGGCCGGGGCGGTTCGACAGAGAGTTCCTCTTTGGGCTGCCTGACAGAgag tctcGTAAAGAGATTCTGAAAATCCACACCAGGCAGTGGAAACCCCTCCTGTCTGAAGCTTTCCTGGATGAACTGGCTGAGAAATGTGTTG GTTACTGTGGCGCTGACATCAGGGCGGTGTGCACAGAGGCAGCACTCTGTGCTCTGCGTCGCCGCTACCCACAGATCTACAGCACGTCCCAGAAACTCCTGTTGGACGTCTCGTCCATCGCCATCAGCGGCTGCGACTTTGTGGCGGCCATGAGGAAGATGTCACCGGCCTCGCAGCGCTCTGCCGCCTCGCCCGCCAAACCCCTCTCACCTGTTGTCCACCCGCTGCTGGGCGCTGCCCTGCAGGACATCCTGGAGGCTCTGCAGAGGCTGTTTCCTCACGCCGAGCAggggatgaagaggaagagggagccAG ATCTGACCTGTGGTATCCTTGACGACGGCCTGATGTATGACGGAGAGGAGGGCTCCAGTATCTCCACACCCTCCACCTCCAGGAGCAGGAACTTCCTACACTTTGCCAG GAGTGCAGTCAAACACCCGACGTCCTATCGTCCACGGATGCTTCTGGCAGGGAGTCCTGATGGTGGTCAAACCTCCCATCTGGCTCCTGCGGTTCTGCACGCTCTGGAGCGTTTCACCGTCCAAAGCCTGGACTCCGCGGTGCTGTTCGGAGTCAGCAGCACCTCCCCGGAGGAAGCCTGCACCCAG GTGTTCTGTGAGGCCAAGAGGACGTCTCCCAGCATCCTGTACATCCCCCACATCCAGCAGTGGTGGGAGACTGCTGGGCCAGCACTGAGGGCCTCCTTCCTCAGCCTGCTGGGCAGCATCCCCTCCTTCTCCCCCATCCTGCTGCTCGCTACCTGCAGCGTCCCCCATCAACAGCTGGACCCAGAG aTCCAGTCTCTGTTTCGGGATGACTATGGTGAGATTTACACCATCAGTGTTCCCACCCAGCAGGAGAGGACCAACTTCTTTCAGGACCTCATTCTGAACCAGGCAGCCGAGGCTCCAACCTCCAACAAAAaagcat TGACTCAGGCCATGGAGATCCTTCCTCTGGCTCCCCTGCCTCCCCCCTGCCAGCGGTCAGAGCAGGAGCTCCTGCgtctggaggagcaggaggaggacgTGTTGCGAGAGCTTCGTCTCTTCCTGCGTAACGTCACGGAGCGTCTGGCTCTGGACCGCCGCTTCAAGGCCTTCACCAAACCGGTCGACATAGAGGAG gTCCCAGACTATCTGATGGTGATCAGGAAGCCCATGGACCTCTCCACGCTGCTGACCAACATCGACCAGCACAAGTACGTCACTGTCAGAGAGTTCATGTCCGACACAGACCTCATCTGGCAAAACGCACTCGAGTACAACCCGGACAGCGATCCCATGG accgTCACATCCGCCACCGTGCATGTGCGCTGAAGGACACGGTCCGAGCCATCATCAGAGACGAGCTGGACGAAGACTTTGAGAGAGTCTGCGAGGAGATCAGAGAGTCTCGATTCAATAGAG CTTCTTCCTGTGGAACTGAGGCCAACCCAGAGGAGGCCGACGGCATCTGCAGCCCTGGACTCAAAC TCTGTAAGAAAAAACGCTACAAACAGCCCCGGAAATCAAAGTGGAGCACCGGTGTCATTAAGAAAGCCAAGAAAAAGAAGCCAACTGTCCTGGCCTCATCGTCCTGCACCTCTCTGTCTACCAAGTCCAACTCTGAATCATGTTCAGAGGAAAATGGAGCAGTTGAGATGAGCTTGGTGAACGGCTCGGCTGGTCGAAGCTCATCGGCTACATCAGAGAGCAGTGATGAGCAGCAGAGCCACCTGACAGCAGCCATCAGCGGGTATCATCACAACGTAACTGGGTCCCCAGTCATCCAAAATGGAGTCCTTATGAACGGGGACCACCATTCTGAGCCAGATTTCAGCGTCTCCAGAGTGAGGCTGAACCTCAGACATCGAGCCCAGACCTCACACAGGAAGCCAGTGAACGGGGTTTGTTTGAGCACATCAG AGAAGCGTAGCGGCCGTGAGACCAGAGCCAACAAAGCCGCCCTAGAGCAGATGCGGCCGTTCGACAGGGACCGATCCCCGGAGCTCCTCGACGACAAGACGCCACCACTGGAAGTCGATCGCAGCAAACTGAAG ggtCTCCTGAGCAGAGTCGTGGATAAAACCGAGGGCGCTGAGGTGGAGCCACTGGAGAAGCTTTATGCTGTGCTGGCTCAGTGCAtctacagacacagaaacaactACAACAAGACAGAGCTCATTCAG gaaatGAAGAAGGAAATTGACAGTTTCTCCTGA
- the LOC113126222 gene encoding ATPase family AAA domain-containing protein 2-like isoform X5, with the protein MVTLRRRDRGDAERRSEPDRSSGTPGWAAPGTRSGTTVKEKESNGLDAEDEQNQTDSETHEDEDVKPARSVIRKSPRLRNTPGGGSNNGLRRSTRPTKPTDRYQASNMFDGISTNSARSVLKRMDSMKKKRRLSNNKEGKIYSKAQRSRTPVPPQRELSDSEEEKGLCKQSGEFGDEDSRQTAAADEDSNCSVNQNFEAKLSRASSLYQGPSSEFPRGTFRISASGPNTTHRGVFRPTKRTMLNQSDEDDSDDEEQNVERVSESCRPLDLRTENLLGPRRDKMAAGAGLADIDPMSIDQSVGFDSIGGLSGHISALKEMVVFPLLYPEVFDNFKIQPPRGCLFYGPPGTGKTLVARALANECSHGNRKVAFFMRKGADCLSKWVGESERQLRLLFEQAYRMRPSIIFFDEIDGLAPVRSSRQDQIHSSIVSTLLALMDGLDSRGEVVVIGATNRLDSIDPALRRPGRFDREFLFGLPDRESRKEILKIHTRQWKPLLSEAFLDELAEKCVGYCGADIRAVCTEAALCALRRRYPQIYSTSQKLLLDVSSIAISGCDFVAAMRKMSPASQRSAASPAKPLSPVVHPLLGAALQDILEALQRLFPHAEQGMKRKREPDLTCGILDDGLMYDGEEGSSISTPSTSRSRNFLHFARSAVKHPTSYRPRMLLAGSPDGGQTSHLAPAVLHALERFTVQSLDSAVLFGVSSTSPEEACTQVFCEAKRTSPSILYIPHIQQWWETAGPALRASFLSLLGSIPSFSPILLLATCSVPHQQLDPEIQSLFRDDYGEIYTISVPTQQERTNFFQDLILNQAAEAPTSNKKALTQAMEILPLAPLPPPCQRSEQELLRLEEQEEDVLRELRLFLRNVTERLALDRRFKAFTKPVDIEEVPDYLMVIRKPMDLSTLLTNIDQHKYVTVREFMSDTDLIWQNALEYNPDSDPMDRHIRHRACALKDTVRAIIRDELDEDFERVCEEIRESRFNRASSCGTEANPEEADGICSPGLKLCKKKRYKQPRKSKWSTGVIKKAKKKKPTVLASSSCTSLSTKSNSESCSEENGAVEMSLVNGSAGRSSSATSESSDEQQSHLTAAISGYHHNVTGSPVIQNGVLMNGDHHSEPDFSVSRVRLNLRHRAQTSHRKPVNGVCLSTSEKRSGRETRANKAALEQMRPFDRDRSPELLDDKTPPLEVDRSKLKVCVFQGLLSRVVDKTEGAEVEPLEKLYAVLAQCIYRHRNNYNKTELIQEMKKEIDSFS; encoded by the exons AGGAGTCCAac gGACTCGATGCTGAAGATGAACAGAATCAGACGGACTCAGAAACTCACGAGGATGAAGATGTGAAACCAGCGAGAAGCGTCATCCG GAAATCTCCAAGACTTCGTAACACTCCAG GAGGTGGTAGCAACAACGGGCTGAGGAGAAGCACCAGGCCGACCAAGCCAACCGACAGATATCAGGCCTCGAATATGTTCGATGGCATCAGCACCAA CTCGGCCCGGTCTGTCCTGAAGAGGATGGAcagcatgaagaagaagaggcggCTTAGCAACAACAAAGAAGGC AAGATCTACTCTAAAGCCCAGAGGAGCAGAACACCAGTACCACCGCAGAGAGAGCTCAGTGACAGCGAGGAAGAAAAGGGTTTGTGCAAACAGAGTGGAGAAT TCGGTGATGAGGACAGCAGGCAGACAGCGGCTGCAGATGAAGACAGTAACTGCAGCGTTAACCAGAACTTTGAGGCCAAACTGAGCAGAGCCTCGTCACTGTACCAGGGACCCAGCAGCG AGTTCCCCAGAGGAACCTTCCGGATCAGCGCCTCTGGACCAAACACAACTCACAGAGGAGTGTTCAG ACCCACCAAGAGGACCATGTTGAATCAGTCTGATGAAGACGACTCTGATGACGAAGAGCAAAACGTTGAAAGAGTCAGTGAAAG CTGTCGGCCCCTCGACCTGCGTACAGAGAATCTACTGGGTCCTCGCAGAGACAAGATGGCGGCAGGAGCAGGTCTGGCAGACATCGATCCCATGTCCATTGACCAGTCT GTGGGCTTCGACAGCATCGGAGGTCTGTCCGGTCACATCTCGGCTCTGAAGGAGATGGTCGTCTTCCCGCTTCTCTACCCCGAGGTCTTTGACAACTTCAAGATCCAGCCTCCCAG GGGTTGTCTGTTTTATGGACCTCCTGGGACCGGGAAAACGCTGGTTGCCCGGGCGCTGGCCAACGAGTGTAGTCATGGCAACAGGAAGGTGGCGTTCTTCATGAGGAAGGGAGCCGACTGCCTCAGCAAGTGGGTGGGCGAGTCGGAGCGGCAGCTCAGGCTGCTGTTTGAGCAG GCATATCGGATGCGTCCCTCCATCATCTTCTTTGATGAGATTGACGGCCTGGCTCCGGTCCGATCCAGCAGACAGGACCAGATTCACAg CTCCATTGTGTCCACGCTCCTGGCTCTGATGGATGGGCTGGACAGTCGAGGGGAGGTCGTCGTGATCGGAGCAACCAATCGCCTGGACTCCATCGACCCGGCGCTGCGGCGGCCGGGGCGGTTCGACAGAGAGTTCCTCTTTGGGCTGCCTGACAGAgag tctcGTAAAGAGATTCTGAAAATCCACACCAGGCAGTGGAAACCCCTCCTGTCTGAAGCTTTCCTGGATGAACTGGCTGAGAAATGTGTTG GTTACTGTGGCGCTGACATCAGGGCGGTGTGCACAGAGGCAGCACTCTGTGCTCTGCGTCGCCGCTACCCACAGATCTACAGCACGTCCCAGAAACTCCTGTTGGACGTCTCGTCCATCGCCATCAGCGGCTGCGACTTTGTGGCGGCCATGAGGAAGATGTCACCGGCCTCGCAGCGCTCTGCCGCCTCGCCCGCCAAACCCCTCTCACCTGTTGTCCACCCGCTGCTGGGCGCTGCCCTGCAGGACATCCTGGAGGCTCTGCAGAGGCTGTTTCCTCACGCCGAGCAggggatgaagaggaagagggagccAG ATCTGACCTGTGGTATCCTTGACGACGGCCTGATGTATGACGGAGAGGAGGGCTCCAGTATCTCCACACCCTCCACCTCCAGGAGCAGGAACTTCCTACACTTTGCCAG GAGTGCAGTCAAACACCCGACGTCCTATCGTCCACGGATGCTTCTGGCAGGGAGTCCTGATGGTGGTCAAACCTCCCATCTGGCTCCTGCGGTTCTGCACGCTCTGGAGCGTTTCACCGTCCAAAGCCTGGACTCCGCGGTGCTGTTCGGAGTCAGCAGCACCTCCCCGGAGGAAGCCTGCACCCAG GTGTTCTGTGAGGCCAAGAGGACGTCTCCCAGCATCCTGTACATCCCCCACATCCAGCAGTGGTGGGAGACTGCTGGGCCAGCACTGAGGGCCTCCTTCCTCAGCCTGCTGGGCAGCATCCCCTCCTTCTCCCCCATCCTGCTGCTCGCTACCTGCAGCGTCCCCCATCAACAGCTGGACCCAGAG aTCCAGTCTCTGTTTCGGGATGACTATGGTGAGATTTACACCATCAGTGTTCCCACCCAGCAGGAGAGGACCAACTTCTTTCAGGACCTCATTCTGAACCAGGCAGCCGAGGCTCCAACCTCCAACAAAAaagcat TGACTCAGGCCATGGAGATCCTTCCTCTGGCTCCCCTGCCTCCCCCCTGCCAGCGGTCAGAGCAGGAGCTCCTGCgtctggaggagcaggaggaggacgTGTTGCGAGAGCTTCGTCTCTTCCTGCGTAACGTCACGGAGCGTCTGGCTCTGGACCGCCGCTTCAAGGCCTTCACCAAACCGGTCGACATAGAGGAG gTCCCAGACTATCTGATGGTGATCAGGAAGCCCATGGACCTCTCCACGCTGCTGACCAACATCGACCAGCACAAGTACGTCACTGTCAGAGAGTTCATGTCCGACACAGACCTCATCTGGCAAAACGCACTCGAGTACAACCCGGACAGCGATCCCATGG accgTCACATCCGCCACCGTGCATGTGCGCTGAAGGACACGGTCCGAGCCATCATCAGAGACGAGCTGGACGAAGACTTTGAGAGAGTCTGCGAGGAGATCAGAGAGTCTCGATTCAATAGAG CTTCTTCCTGTGGAACTGAGGCCAACCCAGAGGAGGCCGACGGCATCTGCAGCCCTGGACTCAAAC TCTGTAAGAAAAAACGCTACAAACAGCCCCGGAAATCAAAGTGGAGCACCGGTGTCATTAAGAAAGCCAAGAAAAAGAAGCCAACTGTCCTGGCCTCATCGTCCTGCACCTCTCTGTCTACCAAGTCCAACTCTGAATCATGTTCAGAGGAAAATGGAGCAGTTGAGATGAGCTTGGTGAACGGCTCGGCTGGTCGAAGCTCATCGGCTACATCAGAGAGCAGTGATGAGCAGCAGAGCCACCTGACAGCAGCCATCAGCGGGTATCATCACAACGTAACTGGGTCCCCAGTCATCCAAAATGGAGTCCTTATGAACGGGGACCACCATTCTGAGCCAGATTTCAGCGTCTCCAGAGTGAGGCTGAACCTCAGACATCGAGCCCAGACCTCACACAGGAAGCCAGTGAACGGGGTTTGTTTGAGCACATCAG AGAAGCGTAGCGGCCGTGAGACCAGAGCCAACAAAGCCGCCCTAGAGCAGATGCGGCCGTTCGACAGGGACCGATCCCCGGAGCTCCTCGACGACAAGACGCCACCACTGGAAGTCGATCGCAGCAAACTGAAG gtttgtgtttttcagggtCTCCTGAGCAGAGTCGTGGATAAAACCGAGGGCGCTGAGGTGGAGCCACTGGAGAAGCTTTATGCTGTGCTGGCTCAGTGCAtctacagacacagaaacaactACAACAAGACAGAGCTCATTCAG gaaatGAAGAAGGAAATTGACAGTTTCTCCTGA
- the LOC113126222 gene encoding ATPase family AAA domain-containing protein 2-like isoform X1, producing the protein MVTLRRRDRGDAERRSEPDRSSGTPGWAAPGTRSGTTVKEKESNGLDAEDEQNQTDSETHEDEDVKPARSVIRKSPRLRNTPGGGSNNGLRRSTRPTKPTDRYQASNMFDGISTNSARSVLKRMDSMKKKRRLSNNKEGKIYSKAQRSRTPVPPQRELSDSEEEKGLCKQSGEFGDEDSRQTAAADEDSNCSVNQNFEAKLSRASSLYQGPSSEFPRGTFRISASGPNTTHRGVFRSDKDHGFSSRPTKRTMLNQSDEDDSDDEEQNVERVSESCRPLDLRTENLLGPRRDKMAAGAGLADIDPMSIDQSVGFDSIGGLSGHISALKEMVVFPLLYPEVFDNFKIQPPRGCLFYGPPGTGKTLVARALANECSHGNRKVAFFMRKGADCLSKWVGESERQLRLLFEQAYRMRPSIIFFDEIDGLAPVRSSRQDQIHSSIVSTLLALMDGLDSRGEVVVIGATNRLDSIDPALRRPGRFDREFLFGLPDRESRKEILKIHTRQWKPLLSEAFLDELAEKCVGYCGADIRAVCTEAALCALRRRYPQIYSTSQKLLLDVSSIAISGCDFVAAMRKMSPASQRSAASPAKPLSPVVHPLLGAALQDILEALQRLFPHAEQGMKRKREPDLTCGILDDGLMYDGEEGSSISTPSTSRSRNFLHFARSAVKHPTSYRPRMLLAGSPDGGQTSHLAPAVLHALERFTVQSLDSAVLFGVSSTSPEEACTQVFCEAKRTSPSILYIPHIQQWWETAGPALRASFLSLLGSIPSFSPILLLATCSVPHQQLDPEIQSLFRDDYGEIYTISVPTQQERTNFFQDLILNQAAEAPTSNKKALTQAMEILPLAPLPPPCQRSEQELLRLEEQEEDVLRELRLFLRNVTERLALDRRFKAFTKPVDIEEVPDYLMVIRKPMDLSTLLTNIDQHKYVTVREFMSDTDLIWQNALEYNPDSDPMDRHIRHRACALKDTVRAIIRDELDEDFERVCEEIRESRFNRASSCGTEANPEEADGICSPGLKLCKKKRYKQPRKSKWSTGVIKKAKKKKPTVLASSSCTSLSTKSNSESCSEENGAVEMSLVNGSAGRSSSATSESSDEQQSHLTAAISGYHHNVTGSPVIQNGVLMNGDHHSEPDFSVSRVRLNLRHRAQTSHRKPVNGVCLSTSEKRSGRETRANKAALEQMRPFDRDRSPELLDDKTPPLEVDRSKLKVCVFQGLLSRVVDKTEGAEVEPLEKLYAVLAQCIYRHRNNYNKTELIQEMKKEIDSFS; encoded by the exons AGGAGTCCAac gGACTCGATGCTGAAGATGAACAGAATCAGACGGACTCAGAAACTCACGAGGATGAAGATGTGAAACCAGCGAGAAGCGTCATCCG GAAATCTCCAAGACTTCGTAACACTCCAG GAGGTGGTAGCAACAACGGGCTGAGGAGAAGCACCAGGCCGACCAAGCCAACCGACAGATATCAGGCCTCGAATATGTTCGATGGCATCAGCACCAA CTCGGCCCGGTCTGTCCTGAAGAGGATGGAcagcatgaagaagaagaggcggCTTAGCAACAACAAAGAAGGC AAGATCTACTCTAAAGCCCAGAGGAGCAGAACACCAGTACCACCGCAGAGAGAGCTCAGTGACAGCGAGGAAGAAAAGGGTTTGTGCAAACAGAGTGGAGAAT TCGGTGATGAGGACAGCAGGCAGACAGCGGCTGCAGATGAAGACAGTAACTGCAGCGTTAACCAGAACTTTGAGGCCAAACTGAGCAGAGCCTCGTCACTGTACCAGGGACCCAGCAGCG AGTTCCCCAGAGGAACCTTCCGGATCAGCGCCTCTGGACCAAACACAACTCACAGAGGAGTGTTCAGGTCAGACAAAGATCATGG TTTTTCCTCCAGACCCACCAAGAGGACCATGTTGAATCAGTCTGATGAAGACGACTCTGATGACGAAGAGCAAAACGTTGAAAGAGTCAGTGAAAG CTGTCGGCCCCTCGACCTGCGTACAGAGAATCTACTGGGTCCTCGCAGAGACAAGATGGCGGCAGGAGCAGGTCTGGCAGACATCGATCCCATGTCCATTGACCAGTCT GTGGGCTTCGACAGCATCGGAGGTCTGTCCGGTCACATCTCGGCTCTGAAGGAGATGGTCGTCTTCCCGCTTCTCTACCCCGAGGTCTTTGACAACTTCAAGATCCAGCCTCCCAG GGGTTGTCTGTTTTATGGACCTCCTGGGACCGGGAAAACGCTGGTTGCCCGGGCGCTGGCCAACGAGTGTAGTCATGGCAACAGGAAGGTGGCGTTCTTCATGAGGAAGGGAGCCGACTGCCTCAGCAAGTGGGTGGGCGAGTCGGAGCGGCAGCTCAGGCTGCTGTTTGAGCAG GCATATCGGATGCGTCCCTCCATCATCTTCTTTGATGAGATTGACGGCCTGGCTCCGGTCCGATCCAGCAGACAGGACCAGATTCACAg CTCCATTGTGTCCACGCTCCTGGCTCTGATGGATGGGCTGGACAGTCGAGGGGAGGTCGTCGTGATCGGAGCAACCAATCGCCTGGACTCCATCGACCCGGCGCTGCGGCGGCCGGGGCGGTTCGACAGAGAGTTCCTCTTTGGGCTGCCTGACAGAgag tctcGTAAAGAGATTCTGAAAATCCACACCAGGCAGTGGAAACCCCTCCTGTCTGAAGCTTTCCTGGATGAACTGGCTGAGAAATGTGTTG GTTACTGTGGCGCTGACATCAGGGCGGTGTGCACAGAGGCAGCACTCTGTGCTCTGCGTCGCCGCTACCCACAGATCTACAGCACGTCCCAGAAACTCCTGTTGGACGTCTCGTCCATCGCCATCAGCGGCTGCGACTTTGTGGCGGCCATGAGGAAGATGTCACCGGCCTCGCAGCGCTCTGCCGCCTCGCCCGCCAAACCCCTCTCACCTGTTGTCCACCCGCTGCTGGGCGCTGCCCTGCAGGACATCCTGGAGGCTCTGCAGAGGCTGTTTCCTCACGCCGAGCAggggatgaagaggaagagggagccAG ATCTGACCTGTGGTATCCTTGACGACGGCCTGATGTATGACGGAGAGGAGGGCTCCAGTATCTCCACACCCTCCACCTCCAGGAGCAGGAACTTCCTACACTTTGCCAG GAGTGCAGTCAAACACCCGACGTCCTATCGTCCACGGATGCTTCTGGCAGGGAGTCCTGATGGTGGTCAAACCTCCCATCTGGCTCCTGCGGTTCTGCACGCTCTGGAGCGTTTCACCGTCCAAAGCCTGGACTCCGCGGTGCTGTTCGGAGTCAGCAGCACCTCCCCGGAGGAAGCCTGCACCCAG GTGTTCTGTGAGGCCAAGAGGACGTCTCCCAGCATCCTGTACATCCCCCACATCCAGCAGTGGTGGGAGACTGCTGGGCCAGCACTGAGGGCCTCCTTCCTCAGCCTGCTGGGCAGCATCCCCTCCTTCTCCCCCATCCTGCTGCTCGCTACCTGCAGCGTCCCCCATCAACAGCTGGACCCAGAG aTCCAGTCTCTGTTTCGGGATGACTATGGTGAGATTTACACCATCAGTGTTCCCACCCAGCAGGAGAGGACCAACTTCTTTCAGGACCTCATTCTGAACCAGGCAGCCGAGGCTCCAACCTCCAACAAAAaagcat TGACTCAGGCCATGGAGATCCTTCCTCTGGCTCCCCTGCCTCCCCCCTGCCAGCGGTCAGAGCAGGAGCTCCTGCgtctggaggagcaggaggaggacgTGTTGCGAGAGCTTCGTCTCTTCCTGCGTAACGTCACGGAGCGTCTGGCTCTGGACCGCCGCTTCAAGGCCTTCACCAAACCGGTCGACATAGAGGAG gTCCCAGACTATCTGATGGTGATCAGGAAGCCCATGGACCTCTCCACGCTGCTGACCAACATCGACCAGCACAAGTACGTCACTGTCAGAGAGTTCATGTCCGACACAGACCTCATCTGGCAAAACGCACTCGAGTACAACCCGGACAGCGATCCCATGG accgTCACATCCGCCACCGTGCATGTGCGCTGAAGGACACGGTCCGAGCCATCATCAGAGACGAGCTGGACGAAGACTTTGAGAGAGTCTGCGAGGAGATCAGAGAGTCTCGATTCAATAGAG CTTCTTCCTGTGGAACTGAGGCCAACCCAGAGGAGGCCGACGGCATCTGCAGCCCTGGACTCAAAC TCTGTAAGAAAAAACGCTACAAACAGCCCCGGAAATCAAAGTGGAGCACCGGTGTCATTAAGAAAGCCAAGAAAAAGAAGCCAACTGTCCTGGCCTCATCGTCCTGCACCTCTCTGTCTACCAAGTCCAACTCTGAATCATGTTCAGAGGAAAATGGAGCAGTTGAGATGAGCTTGGTGAACGGCTCGGCTGGTCGAAGCTCATCGGCTACATCAGAGAGCAGTGATGAGCAGCAGAGCCACCTGACAGCAGCCATCAGCGGGTATCATCACAACGTAACTGGGTCCCCAGTCATCCAAAATGGAGTCCTTATGAACGGGGACCACCATTCTGAGCCAGATTTCAGCGTCTCCAGAGTGAGGCTGAACCTCAGACATCGAGCCCAGACCTCACACAGGAAGCCAGTGAACGGGGTTTGTTTGAGCACATCAG AGAAGCGTAGCGGCCGTGAGACCAGAGCCAACAAAGCCGCCCTAGAGCAGATGCGGCCGTTCGACAGGGACCGATCCCCGGAGCTCCTCGACGACAAGACGCCACCACTGGAAGTCGATCGCAGCAAACTGAAG gtttgtgtttttcagggtCTCCTGAGCAGAGTCGTGGATAAAACCGAGGGCGCTGAGGTGGAGCCACTGGAGAAGCTTTATGCTGTGCTGGCTCAGTGCAtctacagacacagaaacaactACAACAAGACAGAGCTCATTCAG gaaatGAAGAAGGAAATTGACAGTTTCTCCTGA